The genomic interval GCTATTCTTCAGGATGGAATTTCATTCAAATATTGgattattattcttatttcAAGCATGTGGTACTCAAAGATGCTTTAGTTACGTCCTTGgtagttttatatttacattCTGCTGCAAGAATGTGGGTTGGCCTACTAAGTTAATTTGATGTAAGCCTTTCTGAAAACCACCAACTTCCTAAAGTTAGAGGGCCTTTCTAAACCCTAaagttttattaaatttttatttgcaCCCCCAGTTCTCCATTAGATCTTAttatttcatgtttttagtttgtaaacattttttaaatgaaattgttTTATCATTTGGCTATGCTAACATGAATgcaatgttattatgctaccatattttatcattattcaaaattatatcAAACCAAAAGTGACAAGCCGACCACCatactgaaaaagaaaataattcttTTCCTAATTTTCAGGTTTATGCGAAAGGTGGGAAGACAATTGTTTTTACACAAACAAAACGAGATGCTGATGATGTTTCTATTGCCTTAACAAACAGCATAGCTTCCGAGGCATTGCATGGTGATATATCTCAACATCAAAGGGAGAGAACATTGAATGGTTTTCGGCAAGGAAAATTTACTGTGCTTGTTGCCACTGATGTTGCATCTCGTGGACTTGATATTCCAAATGTTGAGCTAGTATGTTACCAAACTTTTATAGTTCTTTAAACTGTATAATTTCTTTTGGGTCTTTCATTATGTTTTCATTGCTACTTTAGGCTCCATCATGTTGATACTTTTGGTAGTTATTTcatattacttttttttgcttttgcttcCGCAAGCAAAATTACGtttgatgaaaaatgagtGAATGGTTAAAATGTTACAcgaattaaacaaaatttcttCATGTAGAACTAAAAGCATTCATTTTGCTATtcattgaggtatttttaAGTTCctcattaaattttttgtttattttttatcaaaagacATTATTGAGTTTTTGCTTTTGGAAGCAAAAAGCAATAGTAAAGGTACCAATTAAATACTATTTTTAAGGTTCAAGGATGATATTGTGCTTTTCAACAAACTATAAACAAAATAAGCTAGTACTTATTTTTGAAACTCTAACGATTTAAGTCATTCCTTCTATCATGTTTATATACTTAACAAAAATCAATGATATGCTATCCAATGTCCATTTCATCAGTTACTTAAGCTTAAAGAAGATGAGTTATTGTTTGGTATTGTGAAACTGGGAAAAGCTTGTGTCaattaagtatatataataGACATGCATGCTATGTTGATGATTATCATAACTTTCTTAGCTAATgttggctttttttttctttttatttttttttccagttTTCATgctaaaaaatattatcatataTGAAAAActatcataatattttatctatctttGACTTCAAAATCTGGAATGTGCTTTCTAAAGGGCACTAAGAAGATGGATCTTATCACCCTTTTCTCCAGGTCATCCACTATGAGCTTCCTAATGATGCAGAGACTTTTGTGCATCGCTCTGGACGTACTGGACGGGCAGGGAAGGAAGGTTCTGcaattttgatgtttactaATAGCCAAAGGAGAACTGTCCGATCCCTTGAACGTGATGTCGGGTGTAAGTTTGAGTTCATTAGTGCTCCAGCTATCGAAGAAGTTCTGGAGTCATCAGCTGAGCAAATTGTTGCTACTCTTAATGGAGTTCATCCTCACTCTATAGAGTTCTTTACTCCGACTGCTCAAAGACTGATTGAAGAAGAAGGGATAAATGCTCTTGCTGCAGCACTAGCACACCTGAGTGGATTTTCCCGCCCTCCTTCATCGCGCTCTCTTATTAGTCATGAACAGGTAAACTATAATACAGTTTATGTTGCTTTTTAATCCTAATTGGAGTAGTTAATTGTGATATTACATTCAAGTTTGCTTGTCCCGTGGGGGGATAACGTAGCACTTGATATTGGGACTTCATTTTAGAGGTTTGAAGTTCAAACCCTTGAAAGGAGTGCGAGTTTATGGGAGGAGATTAGTGAGTCTCCATGTGTACCACAACTTAGTCTCCATGTACTAAGTTCAAACCCCTGAGGATGATGGGAATTCAGTGcttttttgttattgttatACTGAACTTCGGCCcttttcatcttcttctaTTATGTAAAtcctatacatttttattatataaccGTAAACCCATGTCTGTATAGGCAGCATGCTGCCAACTAAATTGTCAAATGCCAAGACCCCTCATCTCACCAGCCATATAGGATTTATGTCATTTTGTTTGTGAGgttattttctttcaataaattaatttatcctGGTGCTTAATCGGATGTTTTGTTGCAGGGATTGGTAACACTGCAATTGACAAGAGATTCATCTTATTCTAGAGGTTTCCTGTCTGCCAGGTCTGTCACTGGGTTTCTTTCTGATGTTTACCCTGTGGCAGCTGATGAAGTGGGGAAAGTATATCTAATCGCAGATGAGAGGGTTTGTGTGGTTTGTGTGCAAAAgatttctgtccattttgttttgttaatcTTGATTGATCTCTTTGCTTGAGACTTAAGGAGTGTGTTTAATATCAGGTTCAAGGTGCAGTGTTTGATCTCCCAGAGGAGATTGCTAAAGAGTTGCTGAATAAGCAAACACCACCTGGGAACACAATCTCAAAGATCACAAAGGTCAATGCTAGATGTTGGTCACTGTTGCTCATTAATTGTGATTCTGCATGATGGTCATGTTCCTTACATTACTGTCATCTAATTCATCTTGCTATGCTCCTTTGGCAGCCACTTAAGCATTGTTTTGATGCGCTAAACTAAGCTGATTTTGTGTATTTATTTCTGCTGGCAGTTGCCTCCTTTGCAAGATGATGGCCCTTCAAGTGATTATTATGGAAAATTTTCTAGCAGGGATCGCTCTCCACGGGGAATATCTAAGGATCGGAGAGGTTTTAGAGGCTCCAGGAGTTGGAGCAGTGGCCGAAACTCTGATGATGAGGTCCGAGGTGGAAGAAGTAGCTGGTCTCGGACTTCAAAAAGCAGTAGGGATGACTGGCTAATTGGTAGTAGAAGATCAAAAAGGTCATCATCCCATGACAGGCATGTCTCTTCTCTTCAATTGTTTTTCTGTACACTATCTTGAACCTTTTTACTTGTACTAAGTTTTATGAAAAGATACATGCGCCATTCTGTTTTATAGAAATCATCATTTAAGGAAGGAACACCAAACTACTATAAATGGTTTTTGGTCTTAAAGGCGAAGTAATAAatgagaaaggagaaaatatcAGATTGGACTCTTCTGTAACAAAGCCAGCAATTGCCTATGATCCTGCCTGTACATCTTTTATAAATCTGTTTGGTATTGGATGATGGAGTGATCCATATTCCcctgattttattctaaatctTACTTATTGTCCACATCTTAAAGAAAGGTAAAAAGGCTGAATAGTTGGTAACGTAATTATGGAAATAAAGTCCATTTTAACCAGAACTTATTTTGCCGTTCATGGCGGAGGGCACATGCGTGATGAACCAATAGACTTATTTTTCCTTCATGGACAGAAACACGGTGCTGTTCTATTTTGTCATTGACATGTAACTttgtaatttgatgtttgattACTTTGGTGGAAGCTCTAATTACTTGAAGCGTTTATAGCCAGATAAGGCAGTTGCTATTAAATTAGTTTTCAATCTTATAGGAACACGTACACCTTGTATAACATTGACATTGACCTCTGAATTTGTGTACAGAAGCTTTGGAGGTTCATGTTTCAACTGTGGACGTCCTGGGCATAGGGCATCAGACTGCCCTGAGAAGCTAGACTTTTAGTGTGTTGCTTGGGTATCAGTCCTCCACAAAACCTGGATGATCTTGGAACAAAGCTGTTATCGGGCATTTGCTTGTTGGCAGATATTGGCATTCAGTTGGTCAAGGAGAGAGGTGGTCCCCTGCAGGAGTTGCAAAAATTGATATATCTGCGAGGGAAACACATTATGTGGTTGTTCTTTGGTATAAATCAACCAATTGCTAGCTATGGGGCTCGTTCTCTCGCGCTTTGTGCGCGTGTTACCATAAAATGTGTAAAATCAAAATGGAAAAAGTGTTGTATGAAAGTACCGTGAATGAAGGTTATATTCTATGAGACattacccttttttttatttcatgatCCTGATTAACAGCTTCAACCTTCTGtgttttaacaaattttgacAAGTAAAGCAACAACCTTAGGATCTTTTAGCTATGATGTCAAATTGATGAAGGACAGCTAGGTCCGTAGAGTTAGTGGAAATTTTGTAATCTGGTTTCTtgagaaaaatagagaaaactgaattaaaaaaaaaaagataatctCGGAGTTATTATACACTTATGATTCCTCACCTTAGGATGATTGCATCATGCAATTACACGGGTATTGTTGCTGAAAATTCTCTGGTAACAATTCTCTATCTCCCCATAGAATGaattcattattatttatatagaCTCCTAGCTGGAAATATCGGTTTCACTATCCTTGAAACGTTTGGGTGGGTCCTTGGGAGTGAATTCAATGgtttaagttaaatataagGGGAGGTATCCCCCACCCTCTCCCCTCTCATGGCAAATCCAAGCACAGCACGTCCCTGATGGGTtctacctttttctttttcaagacGTTGAGCACAATGACCAAGAAGGTTTTGGAGTAGATATTAAAGGTGCAGAAATACTATTTATACTGATTAACATTTGttttgcttaattttttttgtgtaaaagttattataaaatttttatataaaataataatttttaaaattaaattaaaattatttgataaaataaattatataagttttaattttgattaaaattgttataaaaGATATTCATGTCATTTTCaatcatttaataaaataaagtgaaaCAAATCTGCTTCGAACTTATATACgatttcaaatattaaaattaaataaatccaaacaaaaacgaaacatcttttaaaaattttatactaataatagtattaaatttttgttgatttagCAAACAATCGGATCATGATAAACACGTAGGCCTAATGGATATAACCCATGAGGCCCACGCAAGCCTACAACTTGTTCATATTTTGCATCAAGTTCATATCCATTTGCCTTtataatttcaacattcataaTTTAAATACATATCTTATATTCCATTCTTAATAACCACATGCCACACATTTATTTCACATATTCATATCATAACTTCATAACTTTTCAACTCATATAAACGTAATGGTGcccatggttatgaacaacaAAAGTGGacattattaataaaacaaaatgagacAATGGAGCTTATTTAGGTGGTGATGGTGTAGTTAGTGTATGCCTTTAAATACCTACCAGTTCCCTCTCCATCGTCAATAATGGCTTAGGGACCTTTCCCAGGTTTTACGAGAGCCCGTAGACCACCGAATCGACCTTTTCTCCAGTGCCTTATCCGAGGACCGTCGAGGCTTCAAGACCCTTCACGGATCTTTTGGGAGCTCGTAGACCACCAGGTCAACCTTTCTTTCTTGTCCCTTGTCCGATGATCATTGGGGGTTTGAGACCGTTCTTGGGTCCACTAAGAGCCTATCGACCACCGAAAAGACCTTCTTCTCTCGGTCCCTATCTGACGACCTTCGGTGCTCGAGACCTTTACCTACTCCTCCAATAATCCGTGGATTATGGGGCGAACCTTTTTCTCTCGTCCCTTGTCCGAAGACCATCGAGGCTTTAGGACCCTTTCGAGTCTTTCGGGTTTAGGGTTTACCACTGAGAAGACTTTTTCCTCCTGACCCTTATCTAACAACTGTCGATGCTTAGGACCCTTGTCGACTCTTTCAAGAGCTCGTCGACGACCAGGCTGAGCTTTTTTTCCCATTCCCTGTCCGACAACCTTCGAGGCTCGAAGACCTTACTTAGGTTTTAAAGGAGCTAGTAAACTACCGAGTCGACCTTCTTCTCCCGTTTCTTGTCCCACGATCGTTGGGGATCTCTGACCCTTACCAACTTTTACGTGAGCTCGTTGACCATCGGGTCAACCTTTTTCTGTTAACCCTTGTCTGTTGACCATCGGTGCTTCGAGACACTTCTCGAGACCACGAGAGCCAGTTGACCATCAAGCTAACGTTTTTCTCCCAACCCATGTTCGACGAGCGTACAAGCTCAAAGACCCTTCCCAAGTCTTTCGAGAGCCCATCGACCTTCTTCTCCCATCGCTTGTCCAACGACCTTCAAGGCTTTGGGACCCTTCTTGGGTCTTCTATGCAGTTGTGGACCACTGAGCTGATCTTCTTTTCTAGTTCCTTGTTCAACAACAGTCGGGGCTCTGAGACCCATAACAGGTCCTTTTAAAGCCCGTCAACAACCGAATTGACCTTCTACTTCAACCTTGGGTCCTCTAGGACCTTGTCGACCATTAAGTCCTTTAGGAGCCTTGTCTGAACATCCTATCTCCAAATGTACTCATGAACTTCAGTtttaatgtttcaaaataattttctaaatCCTCTTTCACTACAAGGGCATCATTGAAACTAGCCCAATCAAAAAACTTCCCACAAGAAATTGTAGAATTCTCAATCTTTCTAAACGTATCAACATGAAAGTGATTTTGAAATCCGGCGGATGAATCACTATCTTTGCTTGTGGGGGCTCTTGCCTCAACTAatccttttccctttctttattgccttctttttgcttctcttcttcttttctattgaagattctttgatttttcttttcttcttacGGGAATATGATAGAGGATCAtcagctttctttttttctttttcccttttcaacTACTTTGTGGGTAAGAAAAGTTTTTTTCATGGGAATTTCTTTCTTAGGGCTTCTCGGGTTTTAGAAGAAAGTAGGGAGAGGAAAATCTAAAGACTCTTGGATATTGATTTTCAATGTAACTGACTCTCTAAATAGGTCGAGGGTCTTTTTATGGGGAGTtaatgaaataccccatattttgatatggtgataaacaaagttgatcgaatgcaaattgaggtcaattaaaatgtttaaaagtgataaaagacgaaaggaatagtttaggataaaatatttcgaaagtgagaaaataatagtaattttatcggaggagaatttgtgagataaaaggcgattcggaagtcaagtgaggcataataaggtattttgggtaccaaggagacaagataaaatttttagaataaactaatattaaaatattaatatt from Theobroma cacao cultivar B97-61/B2 chromosome 5, Criollo_cocoa_genome_V2, whole genome shotgun sequence carries:
- the LOC18600661 gene encoding DEAD-box ATP-dependent RNA helicase 3, chloroplastic, with the protein product MASLVGLSSSIHHTPSLDTFSISNRRITSITAAASCLPLPFTDKAQFNALVVAGRPLLSFKHSFVPRAVATPNSVLSEQAFKGLSLHQDQDGQDVYEAAASSNHDDELDISKLGLPQRLVDSLLQRGITHLFPIQRAVFVPALQGRDIIARAKTGTGKTLAFGIPIIKRLTHDAPQQTSPRRMSGRLPRVLVLAPTRELAKQVEKEIKESAPYLNTVCVYGGVSYNTQRNALSRGVDVVVGTPGRIIDLIESSDLKLGEVEYLVLDEADQMLAVGFEEDVEEILENLPSKRQSMLFSATMPSWVKKLARKYLDNPLNIDLVGDQDEKLAEGIKLYAISTTSTAKRTILSDLITVYAKGGKTIVFTQTKRDADDVSIALTNSIASEALHGDISQHQRERTLNGFRQGKFTVLVATDVASRGLDIPNVELVIHYELPNDAETFVHRSGRTGRAGKEGSAILMFTNSQRRTVRSLERDVGCKFEFISAPAIEEVLESSAEQIVATLNGVHPHSIEFFTPTAQRLIEEEGINALAAALAHLSGFSRPPSSRSLISHEQGLVTLQLTRDSSYSRGFLSARSVTGFLSDVYPVAADEVGKVYLIADERVQGAVFDLPEEIAKELLNKQTPPGNTISKITKLPPLQDDGPSSDYYGKFSSRDRSPRGISKDRRGFRGSRSWSSGRNSDDEVRGGRSSWSRTSKSSRDDWLIGSRRSKRSSSHDRSFGGSCFNCGRPGHRASDCPEKLDF